The Phoenix dactylifera cultivar Barhee BC4 chromosome 9, palm_55x_up_171113_PBpolish2nd_filt_p, whole genome shotgun sequence genome window below encodes:
- the LOC103704973 gene encoding mitochondrial outer membrane protein porin 1-like — MGPGLYSEIGKKARDLLYKDYHTDQKFTVATYTANGVAITASGTKKNELIFGEIQSQLKNKNITVDVKANSDSNLSTTVTVDELATPGLKTIFSFVVPDQRSGKVELQYLHDHGGVNASIGLTANPIVNLSGVVGTDAVAVGADVSFDTANGDFIKCNAGLSITNADLIASLTVNDKGDCVNASYYHLVSPLSSTAVGAELTHSFSSNQKNTLTFGTQHALDPLTLVKARFNNYGKASALIQHEWRPKSFLTITGEVDTKAIEKSSKVGLSLVLRP, encoded by the exons ATGGGTCCCGGCCTCTACTCCGAAATCGGCAAAAAGGCGAGAG ATCTTCTTTACAAGGACTACCATACGGACCAGAAGTTCACCGTGGCCACCTACACCGCCAATGGAGTT GCCATTACAGCATCTGGTACAAAGAAAAATGAACTGATTTTTGGTGAGATTCAATCTCAGTTGAAGAACAAGAATATCACTGTTGATGTCAAAGCAAATTCAGACTCTAAT CTTTCAACAACAGTTACAGTCGATGAACTTGCCACTCCTGGGTTGAAGACAATTTTCAGCTTTGTGGTGCCCGATCAGAGATCTGGAAAG GTTGAACTGCAATACCTGCATGATCATGGAGGGGTTAATGCTAGTATTGGATTAACTGCCAATCCCATTGTCAACCTTTCTGGTGTAGTTGGAACTGATGCTGTTGCTGTTGGTGCCGACGTATCATTCGATACTGCAAATGGAGACTTCATAAAGTGCAATGCTGGGTTGAGCATCACCAATGCTGATCTGATTGCCTCGCTGACCGT GAATGACAAGGGAGATTGCGTGAATGCTTCCTATTATCACTTGGTCAGTCCATTATCAAGCACAGCAGTTGGGGCTGAGCTTACCCACAGCTTCTCAAGCAATCAGAAAAACACACTCACATTTGGGACGCAACATGCACTGGACCCTCTGACCCTGGTTAAGGCTCGGTTCAACAATTATGGTAAAGCTAGTGCTCTTATCCAGCATGAGTGGAGGCCTAAATCATTCCTTACCATTACTGGGGAGGTTGATACCAAGGCAATCGAGAAGAGCTCCAAGGTTGGCCTGTCCTTGGTGCTTAGGCCATAA
- the LOC103705529 gene encoding uncharacterized protein LOC103705529 isoform X1: MDNPWRFRPIQGRLCPVCSTLHFPFCPPPPAFDHNRYAGEHLRRFPPEIHPPFLRDPPFPRPVYDTPFRNPRAAPPMPFPEPAARGPEPWVRNLALEREHPLRPAFHPSQLFVQEEFLERENSRKRMRVEDPAMGNFPPPPHPYNRYDYTLGRFSADDERRLNLIRDHGWQHSTEGPQQLNGEYRTDRFGHDGIQKQYQSVGADHGFHALGTGSVGRNGSLLPQEHAFSQQNHRQPNANEDHWNFSGAVNPQSSDRFVPLERVDFERGGAYNPQSGEYVGARIVHPDASFQPPKSYRQGDLGVDSENHVAHVAEERRAFYDSRKAPDYASEGPHGKYYANDHQQFHPVEKSFHGFLKHPQYSETDYGQYADVMQTPSELKPPVPEDVYKPFGPGTFTSAEQAGPVCGNQGGYPPLPGKSNGGNMTAEMLGQVHNSQMFTSLPPPPPPEVHTQATSSSSTMPSTLFPVLTSTSATTSFPPNTQAFSEHHPLPQSSRYNEPPVHISTEFTTEGLPFIHQAPSKQYLEEGGQAFSLNNSLKDKPTVIDACHLFKQPHRASRPDHIVVILRGLPGSGKSYLAKALRDLEVENGGNVPRIHAMDDYFMIEVEKIEDHEVSKSSSSYRGKKQITKKVIEYCYEPEMEETYRLSMLKAFKKTLDEGIFTFVIVDDRNLRVADFAQFWAVAKRSGYEVYLLEAPYKDPMGCAARNVHGFHVDDIQKMAGQWEEAPSLYLQLDVQSLFHGDDLNEHSIQEVDMDMDDSDCGDEAPKLQDKEDVELTDPKSLGNAPDDGLSKAGERWDSEGEEEPIGVKELGRSKWSRDLDEDVENSDGVEKNSNALSGLIQAYSKSEKSVHWGDEVDRTGFSIAAAKKRATSSLIIGPGSGYNLDANPLVGEEDAVGTTGRSNINESRRRFHEQLRAERESFKAVFDRRRQRIGGLHDVEDE; the protein is encoded by the exons ATGGACAATCCATGGCGATTCCGGCCGATCCAAGGCCGCCTCTGCCCCGTCTGCTCAACCCTTCACTTCCCCTTCTGCCCGCCGCCCCCCGCTTTCGATCACAACCGGTACGCTGGCGAGCACCTCCGCCGCTTTCCTCCCGAGATCCATCCGCCCTTCCTCCGCGACCCCCCGTTCCCTCGGCCCGTCTACGACACGCCTTTCCGGAACCCTCGAGCGGCTCCACCGATGCCGTTCCCGGAGCCGGCTGCAAGAGGCCCGGAGCCTTGGGTTAGGAACCTCGCCTTGGAGAGGGAGCACCCTCTTCGTCCTGCTTTTCATCCATCGCAGCTTTTCGTTCAAGAAGAGTTCTTGGAAAGAGAGAACTCCCGGAAGAGGATGCGAGTAGAAGATCCTGCGATGGGTaattttcctcctcctccgcaccCCTACAATCGGTACGATTATACCCTTGGCAGGTTCTCAGCGGATGACGAACGAAGATTGAATTTAATTCGAGATCACGGGTGGCAACATTCTACGGAAGGGCCGCAGCAATTGAATGGCGAATACAGAACGGATAGGTTTGGTCACGACGGCATCCAGAAACAGTACCAGAGCGTTGGAGCTGATCACGGTTTTCATGCCCTAGGGACTGGCTCGGTGGGCAGGAATGGTTCGTTGTTGCCCCAAGAACATGCTTTTAGCCAGCAAAATCACCGTCAGCCAAATGCAAACGAGGACCATTGGAATTTCTCGGGAGCTGTGAATCCTCAGAGCAGCGACCGGTTTGTACCTCTTGAAAGGGTGGATTTTGAACGAGGTGGTGCTTATAACCCTCAATCTGGAGAATACGTGGGTGCAAGAATCGTTCACCCTGATGCGTCTTTTCAGCCACCCAAAAGTTACAGACAGGGTGATTTAGGAGTGGATTCAGAAAATCATGTAGCTCACGTTGCAGAGGAACGAAGAGCCTTTTATGATTCTCGGAAGGCACCTGATTATGCATCAGAAGGTCCGCATGGGAAGTATTATGCTAATGATCACCAACAATTCCATCCAGTCGAGAAATCCTTTCATGGATTTCTAAAGCATCCTCAGTATTCTGAGACGGACTACGGCCAGTATGCTGATGTGATGCAAACCCCTTCTGAACTTAAGCCTCCAGTTCCTGAGGATGTTTACAAGCCATTTGGACCTGGAACTTTCACCTCAGCAGAACAAGCTGGTCCGGTTTGTGGCAACCAAGGAGGCTACCCGCCCTTGCCAGGTAAAAGTAACGGTGGTAATATGACTGCAGAAATGCTTGGTCAGGTACATAATTCTCAAATGTTTACTTCTCtgccaccaccacctcctccggAAGTACATACTCAAGCAACCTCTTCATCATCCACAATGCCTTCCACACTTTTTCCTGTCCTGACTAGCACTTCAGCTACCACGTCATTTCCACCTAATACTCAAGCGTTTTCTGAGCATCATCCGTTGCCGCAATCCAGTCGCTACAATGAGCCACCTGTTCATATTTCTACTGAGTTTACTACTGAG GGATTACCATTCATTCATCAAGCACCATCAAAGCAATATCTGGAAGAAGGAGGGCAAGCATTTTCATTGAACAATTCTCTTAAGGATAAACCAACAGTTATTGATGCTTGTCACTTGTTTAAGCAGCCACATCGTGCCTCTCGTCCTGATCATATTGTTGTCATCCTTCGAGGGCTTCCAG GTAGTGGAAAAAGCTACTTGGCAAAGGCATTACGCGATCTTGAAGTTGAAAATGGAGGGAATGTACCCAGAATTCATGCAATGGATGATTATTTCATGATTGAAGTTGAAAAG ATTGAAGACCATGAAGTGTCTAAATCCTCTAGTTCATACAGAGGCAAGAAACAGATCACTAAGAAAGTGATTGAGTATTGTTATGAGCCCGAAATGGAGGAG ACATATCGGTTGAGCATGTTGAAGGCTTTTAAGAAGACCCTTGATGAAGGGATTTTCACCTTTGTAATTG TGGATGACCGCAATCTGCGGGTAGCTGATTTTGCTCAGTTTTGGGCAGTTGCAAAG AGATCGGGCTATGAAGTTTATCTGCTGGAAGCTCCATACAAGGATCCAATG GGTTGTGCTGCTAGGAATGTGCATGGATTCCATGTAGATGACATACAAAAGATGGCGGGGCAATGGGAAGAAGCTCCATCCTTATACCTGCAATTGGACGTTCAG TCATTATTCCATGGGGATGATCTGAATGAGCACTCCATACAAGAG GTGGACATGGATATGGATGATTCAGACTGTGGTGATGAAGCACCTAAATTGCAGGATAAGGAAGATGTTGAGCTGACAGACCCAAAATCATTGGGTAATGCACCTGATGATG GTTTATCAAAAGCTGGAGAGAGATGGGActctgaaggagaagaagagccaATAGGAGTAAAAGAGCTAGGAAGGAGTAAATGGTCAAGAGATTTGGATGAGGACGTTGAAAACTCAGATGGTGTAGAAAAAAATTCGAATGCTCTTTCAGGACTGATTCAAGCGTACAGCAAGAGTGAAAAATCTGTTCATTGGGGAGATGAG
- the LOC103705529 gene encoding uncharacterized protein LOC103705529 isoform X2 has translation MDNPWRFRPIQGRLCPVCSTLHFPFCPPPPAFDHNRYAGEHLRRFPPEIHPPFLRDPPFPRPVYDTPFRNPRAAPPMPFPEPAARGPEPWVRNLALEREHPLRPAFHPSQLFVQEEFLERENSRKRMRVEDPAMGNFPPPPHPYNRYDYTLGRFSADDERRLNLIRDHGWQHSTEGPQQLNGEYRTDRFGHDGIQKQYQSVGADHGFHALGTGSVGRNGSLLPQEHAFSQQNHRQPNANEDHWNFSGAVNPQSSDRFVPLERVDFERGGAYNPQSGEYVGARIVHPDASFQPPKSYRQGDLGVDSENHVAHVAEERRAFYDSRKAPDYASEGPHGKYYANDHQQFHPVEKSFHGFLKHPQYSETDYGQYADVMQTPSELKPPVPEDVYKPFGPGTFTSAEQAGPVCGNQGGYPPLPGKSNGGNMTAEMLGQVHNSQMFTSLPPPPPPEVHTQATSSSSTMPSTLFPVLTSTSATTSFPPNTQAFSEHHPLPQSSRYNEPPVHISTEFTTEGLPFIHQAPSKQYLEEGGQAFSLNNSLKDKPTVIDACHLFKQPHRASRPDHIVVILRGLPGSGKSYLAKALRDLEVENGGNVPRIHAMDDYFMIEVEKKIEDHEVSKSSSSYRGKKQITKKVIEYCYEPEMEETYRLSMLKAFKKTLDEGIFTFVIVDDRNLRVADFAQFWAVAKRSGYEVYLLEAPYKDPMGCAARNVHGFHVDDIQKMAGQWEEAPSLYLQLDVQSLFHGDDLNEHSIQEVDMDMDDSDCGDEAPKLQDKEDVELTDPKSLGNAPDDAGERWDSEGEEEPIGVKELGRSKWSRDLDEDVENSDGVEKNSNALSGLIQAYSKSEKSVHWGDEVDRTGFSIAAAKKRATSSLIIGPGSGYNLDANPLVGEEDAVGTTGRSNINESRRRFHEQLRAERESFKAVFDRRRQRIGGLHDVEDE, from the exons ATGGACAATCCATGGCGATTCCGGCCGATCCAAGGCCGCCTCTGCCCCGTCTGCTCAACCCTTCACTTCCCCTTCTGCCCGCCGCCCCCCGCTTTCGATCACAACCGGTACGCTGGCGAGCACCTCCGCCGCTTTCCTCCCGAGATCCATCCGCCCTTCCTCCGCGACCCCCCGTTCCCTCGGCCCGTCTACGACACGCCTTTCCGGAACCCTCGAGCGGCTCCACCGATGCCGTTCCCGGAGCCGGCTGCAAGAGGCCCGGAGCCTTGGGTTAGGAACCTCGCCTTGGAGAGGGAGCACCCTCTTCGTCCTGCTTTTCATCCATCGCAGCTTTTCGTTCAAGAAGAGTTCTTGGAAAGAGAGAACTCCCGGAAGAGGATGCGAGTAGAAGATCCTGCGATGGGTaattttcctcctcctccgcaccCCTACAATCGGTACGATTATACCCTTGGCAGGTTCTCAGCGGATGACGAACGAAGATTGAATTTAATTCGAGATCACGGGTGGCAACATTCTACGGAAGGGCCGCAGCAATTGAATGGCGAATACAGAACGGATAGGTTTGGTCACGACGGCATCCAGAAACAGTACCAGAGCGTTGGAGCTGATCACGGTTTTCATGCCCTAGGGACTGGCTCGGTGGGCAGGAATGGTTCGTTGTTGCCCCAAGAACATGCTTTTAGCCAGCAAAATCACCGTCAGCCAAATGCAAACGAGGACCATTGGAATTTCTCGGGAGCTGTGAATCCTCAGAGCAGCGACCGGTTTGTACCTCTTGAAAGGGTGGATTTTGAACGAGGTGGTGCTTATAACCCTCAATCTGGAGAATACGTGGGTGCAAGAATCGTTCACCCTGATGCGTCTTTTCAGCCACCCAAAAGTTACAGACAGGGTGATTTAGGAGTGGATTCAGAAAATCATGTAGCTCACGTTGCAGAGGAACGAAGAGCCTTTTATGATTCTCGGAAGGCACCTGATTATGCATCAGAAGGTCCGCATGGGAAGTATTATGCTAATGATCACCAACAATTCCATCCAGTCGAGAAATCCTTTCATGGATTTCTAAAGCATCCTCAGTATTCTGAGACGGACTACGGCCAGTATGCTGATGTGATGCAAACCCCTTCTGAACTTAAGCCTCCAGTTCCTGAGGATGTTTACAAGCCATTTGGACCTGGAACTTTCACCTCAGCAGAACAAGCTGGTCCGGTTTGTGGCAACCAAGGAGGCTACCCGCCCTTGCCAGGTAAAAGTAACGGTGGTAATATGACTGCAGAAATGCTTGGTCAGGTACATAATTCTCAAATGTTTACTTCTCtgccaccaccacctcctccggAAGTACATACTCAAGCAACCTCTTCATCATCCACAATGCCTTCCACACTTTTTCCTGTCCTGACTAGCACTTCAGCTACCACGTCATTTCCACCTAATACTCAAGCGTTTTCTGAGCATCATCCGTTGCCGCAATCCAGTCGCTACAATGAGCCACCTGTTCATATTTCTACTGAGTTTACTACTGAG GGATTACCATTCATTCATCAAGCACCATCAAAGCAATATCTGGAAGAAGGAGGGCAAGCATTTTCATTGAACAATTCTCTTAAGGATAAACCAACAGTTATTGATGCTTGTCACTTGTTTAAGCAGCCACATCGTGCCTCTCGTCCTGATCATATTGTTGTCATCCTTCGAGGGCTTCCAG GTAGTGGAAAAAGCTACTTGGCAAAGGCATTACGCGATCTTGAAGTTGAAAATGGAGGGAATGTACCCAGAATTCATGCAATGGATGATTATTTCATGATTGAAGTTGAAAAG AAGATTGAAGACCATGAAGTGTCTAAATCCTCTAGTTCATACAGAGGCAAGAAACAGATCACTAAGAAAGTGATTGAGTATTGTTATGAGCCCGAAATGGAGGAG ACATATCGGTTGAGCATGTTGAAGGCTTTTAAGAAGACCCTTGATGAAGGGATTTTCACCTTTGTAATTG TGGATGACCGCAATCTGCGGGTAGCTGATTTTGCTCAGTTTTGGGCAGTTGCAAAG AGATCGGGCTATGAAGTTTATCTGCTGGAAGCTCCATACAAGGATCCAATG GGTTGTGCTGCTAGGAATGTGCATGGATTCCATGTAGATGACATACAAAAGATGGCGGGGCAATGGGAAGAAGCTCCATCCTTATACCTGCAATTGGACGTTCAG TCATTATTCCATGGGGATGATCTGAATGAGCACTCCATACAAGAG GTGGACATGGATATGGATGATTCAGACTGTGGTGATGAAGCACCTAAATTGCAGGATAAGGAAGATGTTGAGCTGACAGACCCAAAATCATTGGGTAATGCACCTGATGATG CTGGAGAGAGATGGGActctgaaggagaagaagagccaATAGGAGTAAAAGAGCTAGGAAGGAGTAAATGGTCAAGAGATTTGGATGAGGACGTTGAAAACTCAGATGGTGTAGAAAAAAATTCGAATGCTCTTTCAGGACTGATTCAAGCGTACAGCAAGAGTGAAAAATCTGTTCATTGGGGAGATGAG
- the LOC103705529 gene encoding uncharacterized protein LOC103705529 isoform X3, with amino-acid sequence MDNPWRFRPIQGRLCPVCSTLHFPFCPPPPAFDHNRYAGEHLRRFPPEIHPPFLRDPPFPRPVYDTPFRNPRAAPPMPFPEPAARGPEPWVRNLALEREHPLRPAFHPSQLFVQEEFLERENSRKRMRVEDPAMGNFPPPPHPYNRYDYTLGRFSADDERRLNLIRDHGWQHSTEGPQQLNGEYRTDRFGHDGIQKQYQSVGADHGFHALGTGSVGRNGSLLPQEHAFSQQNHRQPNANEDHWNFSGAVNPQSSDRFVPLERVDFERGGAYNPQSGEYVGARIVHPDASFQPPKSYRQGDLGVDSENHVAHVAEERRAFYDSRKAPDYASEGPHGKYYANDHQQFHPVEKSFHGFLKHPQYSETDYGQYADVMQTPSELKPPVPEDVYKPFGPGTFTSAEQAGPVCGNQGGYPPLPGKSNGGNMTAEMLGQVHNSQMFTSLPPPPPPEVHTQATSSSSTMPSTLFPVLTSTSATTSFPPNTQAFSEHHPLPQSSRYNEPPVHISTEFTTEGLPFIHQAPSKQYLEEGGQAFSLNNSLKDKPTVIDACHLFKQPHRASRPDHIVVILRGLPGSGKSYLAKALRDLEVENGGNVPRIHAMDDYFMIEVEKKIEDHEVSKSSSSYRGKKQITKKVIEYCYEPEMEETYRLSMLKAFKKTLDEGIFTFVIVDDRNLRVADFAQFWAVAKRSGYEVYLLEAPYKDPMGCAARNVHGFHVDDIQKMAGQWEEAPSLYLQLDVQSLFHGDDLNEHSIQEVDMDMDDSDCGDEAPKLQDKEDVELTDPKSLGNAPDDGLSKAGERWDSEGEEEPIGVKELGRSKWSRDLDEDVENSDGVEKNSNALSGLIQAYSKSEKSVHWGDEVDRTGFSIAAAKKRATSSLIIGPGSGYNLDANPLVGEEDAVGTTGRSNINESRRRFHEQLRAERESFKAVFDRRRQRIGGLHDVEDE; translated from the exons ATGGACAATCCATGGCGATTCCGGCCGATCCAAGGCCGCCTCTGCCCCGTCTGCTCAACCCTTCACTTCCCCTTCTGCCCGCCGCCCCCCGCTTTCGATCACAACCGGTACGCTGGCGAGCACCTCCGCCGCTTTCCTCCCGAGATCCATCCGCCCTTCCTCCGCGACCCCCCGTTCCCTCGGCCCGTCTACGACACGCCTTTCCGGAACCCTCGAGCGGCTCCACCGATGCCGTTCCCGGAGCCGGCTGCAAGAGGCCCGGAGCCTTGGGTTAGGAACCTCGCCTTGGAGAGGGAGCACCCTCTTCGTCCTGCTTTTCATCCATCGCAGCTTTTCGTTCAAGAAGAGTTCTTGGAAAGAGAGAACTCCCGGAAGAGGATGCGAGTAGAAGATCCTGCGATGGGTaattttcctcctcctccgcaccCCTACAATCGGTACGATTATACCCTTGGCAGGTTCTCAGCGGATGACGAACGAAGATTGAATTTAATTCGAGATCACGGGTGGCAACATTCTACGGAAGGGCCGCAGCAATTGAATGGCGAATACAGAACGGATAGGTTTGGTCACGACGGCATCCAGAAACAGTACCAGAGCGTTGGAGCTGATCACGGTTTTCATGCCCTAGGGACTGGCTCGGTGGGCAGGAATGGTTCGTTGTTGCCCCAAGAACATGCTTTTAGCCAGCAAAATCACCGTCAGCCAAATGCAAACGAGGACCATTGGAATTTCTCGGGAGCTGTGAATCCTCAGAGCAGCGACCGGTTTGTACCTCTTGAAAGGGTGGATTTTGAACGAGGTGGTGCTTATAACCCTCAATCTGGAGAATACGTGGGTGCAAGAATCGTTCACCCTGATGCGTCTTTTCAGCCACCCAAAAGTTACAGACAGGGTGATTTAGGAGTGGATTCAGAAAATCATGTAGCTCACGTTGCAGAGGAACGAAGAGCCTTTTATGATTCTCGGAAGGCACCTGATTATGCATCAGAAGGTCCGCATGGGAAGTATTATGCTAATGATCACCAACAATTCCATCCAGTCGAGAAATCCTTTCATGGATTTCTAAAGCATCCTCAGTATTCTGAGACGGACTACGGCCAGTATGCTGATGTGATGCAAACCCCTTCTGAACTTAAGCCTCCAGTTCCTGAGGATGTTTACAAGCCATTTGGACCTGGAACTTTCACCTCAGCAGAACAAGCTGGTCCGGTTTGTGGCAACCAAGGAGGCTACCCGCCCTTGCCAGGTAAAAGTAACGGTGGTAATATGACTGCAGAAATGCTTGGTCAGGTACATAATTCTCAAATGTTTACTTCTCtgccaccaccacctcctccggAAGTACATACTCAAGCAACCTCTTCATCATCCACAATGCCTTCCACACTTTTTCCTGTCCTGACTAGCACTTCAGCTACCACGTCATTTCCACCTAATACTCAAGCGTTTTCTGAGCATCATCCGTTGCCGCAATCCAGTCGCTACAATGAGCCACCTGTTCATATTTCTACTGAGTTTACTACTGAG GGATTACCATTCATTCATCAAGCACCATCAAAGCAATATCTGGAAGAAGGAGGGCAAGCATTTTCATTGAACAATTCTCTTAAGGATAAACCAACAGTTATTGATGCTTGTCACTTGTTTAAGCAGCCACATCGTGCCTCTCGTCCTGATCATATTGTTGTCATCCTTCGAGGGCTTCCAG GTAGTGGAAAAAGCTACTTGGCAAAGGCATTACGCGATCTTGAAGTTGAAAATGGAGGGAATGTACCCAGAATTCATGCAATGGATGATTATTTCATGATTGAAGTTGAAAAG AAGATTGAAGACCATGAAGTGTCTAAATCCTCTAGTTCATACAGAGGCAAGAAACAGATCACTAAGAAAGTGATTGAGTATTGTTATGAGCCCGAAATGGAGGAG ACATATCGGTTGAGCATGTTGAAGGCTTTTAAGAAGACCCTTGATGAAGGGATTTTCACCTTTGTAATTG TGGATGACCGCAATCTGCGGGTAGCTGATTTTGCTCAGTTTTGGGCAGTTGCAAAG AGATCGGGCTATGAAGTTTATCTGCTGGAAGCTCCATACAAGGATCCAATG GGTTGTGCTGCTAGGAATGTGCATGGATTCCATGTAGATGACATACAAAAGATGGCGGGGCAATGGGAAGAAGCTCCATCCTTATACCTGCAATTGGACGTTCAG TCATTATTCCATGGGGATGATCTGAATGAGCACTCCATACAAGAG GTGGACATGGATATGGATGATTCAGACTGTGGTGATGAAGCACCTAAATTGCAGGATAAGGAAGATGTTGAGCTGACAGACCCAAAATCATTGGGTAATGCACCTGATGATG GTTTATCAAAAGCTGGAGAGAGATGGGActctgaaggagaagaagagccaATAGGAGTAAAAGAGCTAGGAAGGAGTAAATGGTCAAGAGATTTGGATGAGGACGTTGAAAACTCAGATGGTGTAGAAAAAAATTCGAATGCTCTTTCAGGACTGATTCAAGCGTACAGCAAGAGTGAAAAATCTGTTCATTGGGGAGATGAG